A DNA window from Gemmatimonadaceae bacterium contains the following coding sequences:
- a CDS encoding methyl-accepting chemotaxis protein has protein sequence MSEATFTPLRRTTTIRARLLLGFGALVLLLITAGVLARLSMSATANTVDHVLEDIQRENRLAAEFTADIARGLGAANAYLATRDSATGEAFRRFSWDAHDVQRQMNALPRQSADEIALIADIDTRLSDVEVRYNLAHRLLDLGRGPAAQLQAAAARPVVDTLLSQIDRLGRFKANKLVVASAQLRDDTDRRSLLLLAVVAVALGVAATITIRTVRSIDRPLRALVGHARQLSGGDLTARTTDPMPEEFQRLAEAMNHAGDSLSKVVSVTSGTAQQVAGSATELAEASTQISDAASQVASAMSDVTSGASNQVQQLRDIDGALQVIRQRADTVRGGVHDVTGLAHEIAESSAAKRPELERALDLLLQIKTTVETAATEVQSLNDTTATITTFADTVRGIADQTNLLALNAAIEAARAGDAGRGFAVVAAEVRKLAEQARSASATVVQMTRSITERMARTTEAMQDGVTHVAEIERAARGMDDALSGIASASERTRTAASGVGLAAEENLRAVEQAATGIAAIARVAESHASAAEEVTASSEEQSAACEQMSATAATLHRGAMRLRELVDGLGARTNGNGTN, from the coding sequence ATGAGCGAGGCGACCTTCACGCCGCTCCGGCGAACGACGACGATTCGCGCGCGTCTCCTCCTCGGCTTCGGCGCGCTCGTTCTGCTCCTGATCACCGCCGGGGTGCTGGCACGTCTGTCGATGAGCGCCACGGCCAACACCGTGGATCACGTGCTGGAAGACATTCAGCGCGAGAACCGGCTCGCCGCGGAATTCACCGCCGACATTGCCCGCGGGTTAGGCGCGGCGAACGCCTACCTCGCGACGCGCGACTCGGCGACCGGAGAAGCGTTCCGGCGGTTCAGCTGGGACGCGCACGACGTCCAGCGTCAGATGAACGCGCTGCCGCGTCAATCGGCCGATGAGATCGCGCTGATCGCGGACATCGACACGCGGTTGAGCGACGTCGAAGTGCGCTACAACCTCGCGCACCGCCTGCTCGATCTGGGCCGCGGGCCGGCCGCGCAGCTCCAGGCCGCCGCCGCGCGCCCGGTGGTCGACACGCTGCTGAGCCAGATCGATCGGCTAGGCAGGTTCAAGGCGAACAAGCTGGTGGTGGCCTCGGCGCAGCTGCGCGACGACACCGACCGCCGCTCGCTCCTGCTCCTCGCCGTCGTGGCCGTTGCGTTAGGCGTCGCGGCGACGATCACCATCCGCACCGTCCGGTCCATCGATCGTCCGCTGCGCGCGCTGGTCGGACACGCGCGCCAGTTGAGCGGCGGCGATCTCACGGCGCGTACCACCGACCCCATGCCCGAAGAATTCCAGCGCCTGGCCGAGGCAATGAATCACGCGGGCGACTCGCTGTCGAAGGTGGTGTCCGTCACGTCCGGAACCGCGCAGCAGGTCGCCGGCTCGGCTACCGAACTGGCCGAGGCGTCGACGCAGATCTCAGACGCCGCGAGCCAGGTCGCATCGGCCATGTCCGATGTGACGTCCGGCGCGTCGAACCAGGTGCAGCAGCTCCGCGATATCGACGGCGCGCTGCAGGTGATTCGCCAGCGCGCGGACACCGTGCGCGGCGGCGTACACGATGTGACTGGACTGGCACACGAGATTGCGGAATCGTCGGCGGCGAAACGACCGGAGCTCGAGCGCGCCCTCGACCTGCTCCTCCAAATCAAAACTACGGTCGAAACCGCGGCGACCGAGGTGCAGTCGCTGAACGACACGACCGCGACGATCACCACGTTCGCGGATACCGTGCGGGGCATCGCCGACCAAACGAATCTGCTGGCGCTCAACGCGGCGATCGAAGCGGCGCGCGCGGGCGACGCCGGTCGTGGCTTTGCGGTAGTTGCCGCCGAAGTGCGCAAGCTCGCCGAGCAGGCCCGGTCCGCATCGGCGACGGTGGTGCAGATGACGCGGTCGATCACCGAGCGCATGGCCCGCACGACGGAAGCGATGCAGGACGGCGTGACGCATGTTGCCGAGATCGAGCGAGCCGCGCGCGGCATGGACGACGCGTTGTCGGGAATTGCATCGGCGTCGGAACGGACGCGCACCGCGGCATCCGGCGTGGGTTTGGCCGCCGAAGAGAATCTGCGCGCGGTGGAGCAGGCGGCGACGGGCATCGCCGCCATCGCGCGCGTTGCGGAATCGCACGCCTCGGCGGCTGAAGAAGTGACGGCGTCGAGCGAAGAGCAGAGCGCCGCATGCGAGCAGATGAGCGCGACCGCCGCGACGCTGCACCGTGGCGCCATGAGGCTCCGCGAGCTCGTCGACGGGCTCGGCGCTCGCACGAACGGTAACGGGACGAACTGA
- a CDS encoding ABC transporter substrate-binding protein: MSTRPLIASLLCVIAGACSGGSPTIQLGVAGPFAQPFGDMTKKGIEMAIAEVNDSGGVRGKHLELEERDDGADGAKAAGIAQDFVANQAVVGVIGHVTSGAMVAAAKVYDGGRLPAIATSATTPELTGMSPWVFRVISSDSSNGITIAHFAEALGRKRAAVLYENDAYGRGLASSFRRAFNGDIVSIDPISADITNAEPYIAYYKTRSPDVVFVVGTQNSGLVVLREAKREKFSSDFLGGDGWTGIVADTAMAEGTYVGTAFTVEDPRPEVQRFVSDFRARYHEVPDAYAALGYDAARMMARAVQEAGPDRAAIRAYLASLTDETAYHGITGVLRFGPGGDPVMSSYRVTRVRHGAFELVTPGAGSSR; the protein is encoded by the coding sequence GTGAGCACGCGTCCTCTCATTGCTTCGCTGCTCTGCGTCATCGCCGGCGCTTGCTCCGGCGGTTCACCAACCATTCAGCTTGGCGTCGCCGGTCCTTTCGCCCAGCCGTTCGGCGACATGACCAAGAAAGGCATCGAGATGGCCATCGCCGAGGTCAACGACTCGGGTGGCGTCCGCGGGAAGCATCTCGAGCTCGAGGAACGCGACGACGGCGCTGACGGCGCGAAGGCGGCCGGCATCGCGCAGGACTTCGTCGCAAACCAGGCCGTCGTCGGCGTTATCGGGCACGTCACGTCGGGCGCGATGGTCGCCGCCGCGAAAGTCTACGACGGCGGGCGGCTCCCGGCGATTGCAACGTCGGCGACCACACCGGAGTTGACCGGAATGTCGCCGTGGGTGTTCCGCGTGATCTCCAGCGACTCGAGCAACGGCATCACGATCGCGCACTTCGCCGAGGCGCTGGGTCGCAAGCGAGCGGCGGTGCTGTACGAGAACGATGCGTATGGACGCGGGCTCGCCTCGAGTTTCCGGCGCGCCTTCAACGGGGACATCGTGAGCATCGATCCGATTTCCGCCGACATCACGAACGCCGAACCGTACATCGCGTACTACAAGACGCGATCCCCCGACGTGGTGTTCGTGGTCGGCACGCAGAACTCGGGGCTCGTGGTGCTGCGCGAAGCGAAACGCGAGAAGTTTTCGAGCGATTTTCTGGGGGGCGACGGCTGGACCGGCATCGTCGCCGACACGGCGATGGCCGAGGGGACGTACGTCGGCACCGCGTTCACCGTCGAGGATCCTCGCCCCGAGGTGCAGCGCTTCGTATCCGATTTCCGCGCGCGCTACCATGAAGTCCCCGACGCGTACGCTGCGTTAGGCTACGACGCGGCACGGATGATGGCGCGAGCGGTGCAGGAGGCCGGTCCCGACCGCGCGGCGATCCGCGCATATCTGGCGTCGCTCACCGACGAAACCGCGTACCATGGTATCACCGGCGTGTTGCGCTTCGGCCCGGGCGGCGATCCGGTCATGTCATCGTATCGTGTGACCCGCGTGCGCCATGGCGCGTTCGAGCTCGTGACGCCCGGCGCCGGGAGCAGCCGATGA
- a CDS encoding BTAD domain-containing putative transcriptional regulator, whose product MSDQTFRLITLGQLALIASDGSEDASLATRRRKLALLAVLATAGRPLSRSVLAETFWGDQHEERARHSLSDALSHLRRVLGRDAIASRQTDVWIAPDCRLSVDALELTAASTARDAARVVQLYGGPFMDGVCVPCSCTFEQWATRERERLERVFLAACDARCFALARARDWDECATLASRWLAMAPLSVDAALYRLNALKAPMTRDALARALVAYDRLVRRLRDEYDLAPDPRVSALATDIAASLRATPPTPAMPADAPASAAPAEDVPDHQASARRIRRASRWLTVAGSIAITVLLAAPSSRPAVTKLAMAPVVAIAPVRVLDASASSAWIGDGIAQLLAADLADSSSLTVVPPERVLNAENSAGTVSDEAIHDLGERLGATWIVDGGLVHGDTLYMLDISVREASSGRVIRLFTVSAPDMVGLAQRAASRLRSTALQPSAIAHAGRDSVERSAAKVGHS is encoded by the coding sequence TTGAGCGACCAAACCTTTCGACTCATCACGCTGGGCCAACTGGCACTGATCGCTTCCGACGGGTCCGAGGATGCGTCGCTTGCCACGCGCCGGCGAAAGCTCGCGCTGCTCGCCGTCCTCGCGACTGCGGGCCGCCCGCTGTCGCGCTCCGTCCTCGCCGAAACGTTCTGGGGCGACCAGCACGAAGAGCGCGCCCGGCACTCGCTGAGCGACGCCCTGTCCCACCTGCGCCGGGTGCTGGGCCGCGACGCGATCGCGTCCCGGCAGACCGACGTGTGGATCGCTCCCGATTGCCGACTGAGCGTCGACGCGCTCGAGCTCACCGCTGCGTCGACGGCGCGCGATGCTGCGCGCGTCGTGCAACTGTATGGGGGCCCATTCATGGACGGCGTATGCGTGCCCTGCTCGTGCACGTTCGAGCAGTGGGCCACGCGCGAGCGTGAGCGCCTCGAGCGAGTGTTCCTCGCGGCGTGCGACGCTCGGTGCTTCGCGCTTGCACGGGCCCGCGACTGGGACGAGTGCGCGACGCTCGCCTCCCGGTGGCTCGCCATGGCGCCGCTGTCCGTGGACGCGGCGCTCTATCGTCTCAATGCGCTCAAGGCGCCGATGACGCGCGATGCGCTCGCCCGAGCGCTCGTTGCGTACGATCGGCTCGTCCGCCGGTTGCGCGACGAGTATGACCTGGCGCCGGATCCGCGAGTCTCGGCGCTGGCCACAGACATCGCGGCTTCCCTCCGGGCGACGCCGCCGACACCAGCGATGCCGGCCGATGCCCCGGCGAGCGCCGCGCCCGCGGAGGACGTACCTGATCACCAAGCGTCGGCCAGACGCATCCGCCGCGCATCGCGTTGGCTCACGGTAGCCGGAAGCATCGCGATCACAGTGCTACTTGCGGCGCCGAGCAGTCGCCCGGCGGTCACCAAGCTGGCCATGGCACCCGTCGTCGCCATCGCGCCGGTGCGGGTCTTGGATGCGAGCGCATCGAGCGCGTGGATCGGCGACGGCATCGCGCAGCTCCTCGCCGCCGACCTGGCCGACTCCAGCTCGCTCACGGTAGTGCCGCCGGAGCGCGTCCTGAACGCCGAAAACAGCGCAGGGACTGTATCCGACGAAGCGATTCACGATTTGGGAGAGCGCCTGGGCGCTACCTGGATCGTGGATGGCGGTTTGGTGCACGGCGATACGCTGTACATGCTCGACATCAGCGTCCGTGAAGCGTCATCGGGGAGAGTCATCCGGCTCTTCACCGTTTCCGCGCCGGACATGGTCGGGCTGGCGCAGCGAGCCGCGTCGCGATTGCGGAGCACAGCGCTTCAACCGTCGGCGATCGCACACGCCGGCCGGGACTCGGTCGAGAGGAGCGCCGCCAAGGTGGGCCACTCCTGA
- a CDS encoding OmpA family protein: protein MRHVTAVLGLACAAFVGAGAPAAGQSIFSKLGSKAKQVANDKANQAMDSAVNKAAQAVVCAVTDIACISKAKASGKPIKVTDAGGKPVSSADSAAAISAAVSQAAAAAQPVLDSASATGADATAAAPMSNTVLVNYDFVPGDRVLFAEDFAGDNIGDFPKRLDLVSGNFEVAESNGARFLRATGLGQVKIPLPEMLPQRFTVEFDFDGDRTQGWVNAIQFADPAVATAGMSKIEFRPDYGGVAGPVTAEVHLDANAIQHPTHVAVMADGAYVKAYLNGVRVANVPKAQLGRTKGIWILVNGNQADPASISNIRVAEGGKPLYDALAAKGRVATHGILFDVGSNQIRAESTPTLKSISDMLTAHPDLKLMIEGHTDNVGSAESNQSLSERRAAAVKQYLVTTAHIDAARLSTKGYGSSKPIASNTTAEGRQENRRVELVKM, encoded by the coding sequence ATGCGTCACGTGACGGCAGTGCTCGGACTGGCGTGTGCGGCGTTCGTCGGCGCGGGCGCGCCGGCGGCGGGCCAGAGCATCTTCAGCAAGTTAGGCAGCAAGGCAAAGCAGGTCGCCAACGACAAGGCCAATCAGGCCATGGACAGCGCGGTCAACAAGGCGGCGCAGGCGGTCGTCTGTGCGGTGACCGACATCGCCTGCATCTCCAAGGCAAAGGCGAGCGGAAAGCCCATCAAGGTGACCGACGCCGGCGGAAAGCCGGTGTCGAGCGCCGACTCCGCGGCGGCGATCAGCGCCGCGGTGTCGCAGGCCGCGGCGGCCGCGCAGCCGGTGCTCGACAGCGCGAGCGCGACGGGCGCCGATGCGACGGCGGCCGCTCCAATGTCTAACACAGTGTTAGTCAACTACGATTTCGTGCCGGGCGACCGCGTGCTCTTCGCCGAGGATTTCGCCGGAGACAACATCGGCGACTTCCCGAAGCGGCTCGATCTCGTGTCGGGCAATTTCGAAGTCGCCGAGTCGAATGGCGCCCGCTTCCTCCGGGCGACCGGGCTGGGCCAGGTCAAGATTCCTCTTCCCGAGATGCTGCCGCAGCGCTTCACCGTCGAGTTCGACTTCGACGGCGATCGCACCCAGGGATGGGTCAATGCAATCCAGTTCGCCGATCCGGCGGTCGCGACGGCGGGAATGTCCAAGATCGAGTTTCGACCGGACTATGGGGGAGTCGCCGGCCCGGTGACCGCCGAGGTGCACCTCGACGCCAATGCGATTCAACACCCGACGCACGTCGCGGTCATGGCCGATGGCGCCTACGTGAAGGCGTACCTGAACGGCGTACGCGTCGCGAACGTCCCCAAGGCCCAACTCGGGCGCACGAAGGGAATCTGGATTTTGGTGAACGGGAACCAGGCGGACCCGGCATCCATCAGCAATATCCGAGTCGCCGAAGGCGGCAAGCCATTGTACGACGCGCTGGCGGCGAAGGGTCGGGTGGCCACCCACGGCATACTGTTCGACGTGGGCTCCAACCAGATCCGCGCCGAAAGCACCCCGACGCTCAAAAGCATCAGCGACATGTTGACGGCACACCCCGACCTCAAGCTGATGATCGAAGGGCACACGGACAACGTGGGCAGCGCCGAGAGCAATCAGTCGTTGTCGGAGCGGCGCGCGGCGGCGGTGAAGCAGTATCTGGTGACGACGGCGCACATTGATGCGGCACGTCTGTCGACGAAGGGCTACGGTTCGAGCAAGCCGATCGCGTCGAACACGACGGCCGAGGGACGCCAGGAGAATCGTCGGGTCGAGTTGGTGAAGATGTAG
- a CDS encoding glutamine synthetase III, whose protein sequence is MPSTITRKAILRDITDRPVHDGARTNGSTPPAHPPTSEYFGVNTFGVRQMRAKLPRDVYAKLLSSIRHGKKLDQDIAPTVAQVIKEWAISRGVTHFTHWFQPQTGLTAEKHDAFLSFDDDRQPMESFTGEQLIQSEPDASSFPSGGLRATWEARGYTAWNPASPIFIVESGNTRTLCIPSVFIGYNGEALDEMTPLLRSSDVLSQKAIGLLELLGDRGVYRVYTTLGPEQEYFLIDRAHFAMRPDLVMAGRTLLGAAPPRGQQLEDHYFGGIPERVQACIAEVEHELYKLGVPIVTRHNEVAPSQFEMAPMFEETDVAVDHNQLVMATLRKVALRHGLQAVLHEKPFAGINGSGKHCNWSMAIASDNELDGVNLLKPGKTPHQNLRFLIFLAAVLKAVHKHAAVLRAGVATSGNEHRLGANEAPPAIISVFMGDMLTRVIDDIANAKTSPSNAEQAMIKLGVAKLPEIQKDNTDRNRTSPFAFTGAKFEFRAVGGSQTIAFPVMVLNATVAEAIGELTEQLKAALQSTKSVDDAVLKVVRKAFKETADVRFEGNNYSDDWVKEAAKRRLPNLRRTPEALEELITKPARALFDRLGILTREELESRFHVHMERYTKDMLIELHTVRQIVDTMVLPAAFAYHGALIDTAAKAKDLGLTVIPELETAKEVGTVAQQIQKRRTALAKVIDQADHLHADPLTQAKLLTSEGADRMAELRASCDAMELLVPDDQWPLPKYREMLFPV, encoded by the coding sequence ATGCCATCAACCATCACTCGCAAGGCGATCCTCAGGGACATCACGGACCGTCCCGTGCACGACGGCGCCCGCACGAACGGCAGCACGCCGCCGGCACATCCCCCGACATCCGAATATTTCGGCGTCAACACGTTTGGCGTTAGGCAGATGCGCGCCAAGTTGCCGCGCGACGTGTACGCCAAGCTCCTGTCCTCGATCCGCCACGGAAAGAAGCTGGACCAGGACATCGCGCCGACCGTCGCCCAGGTGATCAAGGAATGGGCGATCTCGCGCGGCGTCACGCATTTCACGCACTGGTTCCAGCCGCAAACCGGCCTAACGGCAGAGAAGCACGACGCCTTCCTGTCGTTCGACGATGACCGCCAGCCCATGGAATCGTTCACCGGCGAGCAGCTCATCCAGAGCGAGCCGGATGCGTCGAGCTTCCCGTCGGGCGGCCTCCGCGCGACCTGGGAAGCGCGCGGCTATACGGCGTGGAACCCGGCCAGTCCCATCTTCATCGTCGAATCCGGCAACACGCGCACGCTGTGCATTCCGTCCGTGTTCATCGGCTACAACGGCGAAGCGCTGGACGAGATGACGCCGCTGCTGCGCAGCTCGGACGTGTTGTCGCAGAAAGCCATCGGCCTGCTCGAACTGTTAGGCGACCGCGGCGTGTACCGCGTGTACACCACGCTCGGACCGGAACAGGAATACTTCCTCATCGACCGCGCACATTTCGCGATGCGGCCCGATCTCGTGATGGCCGGCCGCACGCTGTTGGGCGCGGCGCCGCCGCGCGGCCAGCAGCTCGAAGACCATTACTTCGGCGGCATTCCCGAGCGCGTGCAGGCGTGCATCGCCGAGGTCGAGCACGAGCTGTACAAGTTAGGCGTACCGATCGTCACCCGGCACAACGAAGTGGCGCCGAGCCAGTTCGAGATGGCGCCGATGTTCGAGGAGACGGATGTCGCGGTCGACCACAACCAGCTGGTGATGGCGACGCTGCGCAAGGTCGCGCTGCGCCACGGACTGCAGGCCGTGCTGCACGAGAAGCCGTTCGCCGGCATCAACGGGTCGGGCAAGCACTGCAACTGGTCGATGGCGATCGCGTCGGACAACGAGCTCGACGGCGTGAACCTGCTCAAGCCCGGCAAGACGCCGCACCAGAACCTCCGCTTCCTCATCTTCCTCGCCGCCGTCCTCAAGGCGGTGCACAAGCACGCGGCCGTGCTGCGCGCCGGTGTCGCGACATCGGGCAACGAGCACCGGTTAGGCGCCAACGAAGCGCCGCCGGCCATCATCTCGGTGTTCATGGGCGACATGCTGACGCGCGTCATCGACGACATCGCCAACGCCAAGACCTCGCCGAGCAACGCCGAGCAGGCGATGATCAAGTTGGGCGTGGCGAAGCTGCCGGAGATCCAGAAGGACAACACCGACCGGAACCGCACGTCGCCGTTCGCCTTCACCGGCGCCAAGTTCGAATTCCGCGCCGTGGGCGGCTCGCAGACCATCGCATTCCCCGTGATGGTGCTCAACGCGACGGTCGCCGAAGCGATCGGCGAATTGACCGAGCAGCTCAAGGCCGCGCTCCAGAGCACGAAATCGGTGGACGACGCCGTGCTCAAGGTGGTGCGTAAGGCGTTCAAGGAGACCGCCGATGTCCGCTTCGAGGGCAACAACTACTCGGACGACTGGGTCAAGGAAGCGGCGAAGCGGCGGCTGCCTAACTTGCGCCGGACGCCGGAGGCGCTCGAGGAGCTGATCACCAAGCCCGCCCGCGCGCTGTTCGACCGGCTGGGCATCCTGACGCGCGAGGAGCTCGAGTCGCGGTTCCACGTGCACATGGAGCGCTACACCAAGGACATGCTCATCGAGCTGCACACGGTGCGGCAGATAGTGGACACGATGGTGCTGCCGGCGGCCTTCGCCTACCACGGCGCGCTGATCGACACCGCCGCCAAAGCCAAGGACCTTGGCCTAACGGTCATTCCGGAGCTCGAGACGGCGAAGGAGGTCGGCACCGTGGCGCAGCAGATCCAGAAGCGCCGGACGGCGCTGGCCAAGGTGATCGATCAGGCCGATCACCTCCACGCCGACCCCCTCACGCAGGCCAAGCTGCTCACCTCCGAAGGCGCCGATCGCATGGCCGAGCTGCGCGCGAGCTGCGACGCCATGGAGTTGCTCGTGCCCGATGACCAGTGGCCGCTGCCCAAGTATCGCGAGATGCTGTTCCCGGTCTAA
- a CDS encoding phosphodiester glycosidase family protein, translating to MVGRRLAGAAAFALCASVAAPATPPHRVSGLPSSALAVEGSHGMRTWWRSDRAPARWTAPLPEIAHALAWQPVAAGIEWASMRLGGRGEAWRIRVMVVRIDPRLTTLRLDTAFAGNGVAAAWSIARAPNDARVALNAGQFVGSMPWGWVVLHGRQFLSPGHGPLSTAVVIDTAGRVHWISGDSIARSVSGVEAAFQSYPTLLEGDGDVPAALQAPASGAAAIDLAHRDARLALGELRDRRLVVVLTRFDALDGAMDFVPFGLTTPEMAALMGAIGCRHAVALDGGISSQLLIRDARGHTFAWRALRKVPLGLVVVPQATAEH from the coding sequence ATGGTCGGACGACGCCTGGCGGGCGCAGCGGCCTTCGCGCTCTGTGCGTCGGTCGCTGCGCCCGCAACGCCGCCGCACCGCGTGTCCGGGCTGCCCTCGAGCGCGCTCGCAGTCGAGGGCAGCCACGGGATGCGCACGTGGTGGCGCTCGGACCGTGCGCCCGCGCGGTGGACGGCGCCGCTACCGGAGATCGCGCACGCGTTGGCATGGCAGCCGGTGGCGGCAGGAATCGAATGGGCATCGATGCGCCTGGGCGGGCGCGGTGAAGCGTGGCGCATTCGTGTGATGGTCGTGCGCATCGACCCGCGCCTCACGACCCTCCGGCTGGACACCGCATTCGCCGGCAACGGCGTGGCCGCCGCCTGGAGCATCGCGCGCGCGCCTAACGATGCACGAGTCGCGCTCAACGCCGGGCAGTTCGTCGGTTCCATGCCGTGGGGATGGGTCGTGTTGCACGGGCGGCAGTTTTTATCGCCGGGACACGGGCCGCTGTCCACAGCGGTCGTCATCGACACGGCCGGCCGCGTGCATTGGATATCGGGCGACAGCATCGCACGCTCGGTTTCCGGCGTCGAGGCGGCGTTCCAGTCCTACCCCACGCTGCTCGAGGGAGATGGCGACGTACCGGCCGCCCTGCAAGCGCCAGCCTCGGGTGCGGCCGCCATCGACCTCGCGCACCGCGATGCGCGGCTCGCGTTAGGCGAGTTGCGCGACCGCCGGCTCGTGGTGGTGCTGACGCGATTCGATGCGCTCGACGGCGCGATGGATTTTGTCCCGTTCGGTCTCACGACGCCCGAAATGGCCGCGCTCATGGGCGCCATCGGCTGCCGGCACGCGGTCGCCCTCGACGGCGGCATCTCGAGTCAGTTGCTGATTCGCGACGCACGCGGACACACGTTCGCGTGGCGTGCCTTGCGCAAAGTCCCGCTGGGGCTGGTCGTCGTGCCGCAAGCGACCGCGGAACACTGA
- a CDS encoding HAMP domain-containing sensor histidine kinase has protein sequence MTFRTRLMIAFGVVALAPLVVIAVGVRRQMDRRLTAQDERRAAALAAVASADLAQRGVSIGDRLSSLAAALDDDNRFRLAVLQGDAAGRAYVLDLAGREMRLTGLSMLQIQDSSGRILSSGHFRNEYDRLEPDLPMLLASVRRAALVHARTPDGPMLVLARVDSVRLAGRRFAVVGGVQVDSAFLGRLAPGVDFSTALSLAGGDSIRSGDVQGASHATVVSRIEIPYITAGAGGARGVATASLALSRSTAALDALEHSVDLWFFAAMAVTAAGALLASTWLAARVSRPLRELAEQTSRVDLDRLDVDFSAGRDDEIGALSRLLGAMTRRLRASAARERDAERRAAVGDLARQVNHDVKNGLAPIRHVLRHLAQVERDEPNRLATVFAERRPTLDASVDYLDTLARNYARLSPRLDVAPCDANEIARAVAAGASAPRSATIALALADGLPKVRADALVLRRILENLVTNACDALNGRGGTVTIGTAAAAGGVELSVTDTGSGMTREQLNRAFHDFYTTKPAGTGLGLSIVRRLVADLGGALRVDTEPGSGTRVLVTLPPNDIRGEPAGPVSHP, from the coding sequence GTGACGTTTCGCACGCGCCTCATGATCGCCTTCGGCGTGGTCGCGCTGGCGCCGCTCGTGGTGATCGCCGTCGGCGTGCGCCGACAGATGGATCGGCGTCTCACGGCGCAGGACGAACGGCGCGCCGCGGCGCTCGCCGCCGTCGCATCGGCAGACCTGGCGCAGCGCGGCGTGTCGATCGGCGACCGGCTGTCGTCGCTCGCCGCCGCGCTGGACGACGACAACCGCTTCCGCCTCGCCGTTCTTCAGGGCGATGCCGCCGGCCGCGCGTACGTGCTCGATCTCGCCGGCCGGGAGATGCGCCTCACCGGGCTCTCGATGCTGCAGATCCAGGATTCGTCCGGGCGGATTCTGAGCTCGGGCCACTTTCGCAACGAATACGACCGCCTCGAGCCGGATCTGCCGATGCTGCTCGCGTCCGTGCGCCGCGCCGCGCTCGTGCACGCGCGGACGCCGGACGGACCGATGCTGGTGCTGGCTCGAGTCGATTCCGTTAGGCTCGCGGGCCGCCGCTTCGCCGTCGTGGGCGGAGTGCAGGTCGACTCGGCGTTTCTCGGGCGTCTCGCGCCCGGCGTGGATTTCTCGACGGCGCTGTCGCTGGCCGGCGGCGACAGCATCCGGTCGGGCGACGTGCAAGGCGCATCGCACGCGACGGTCGTATCGCGCATCGAGATTCCGTACATCACGGCCGGCGCCGGCGGCGCGCGCGGCGTAGCGACCGCGTCGCTCGCGCTCTCGCGTTCCACGGCGGCGCTCGACGCGCTGGAGCACAGTGTAGACCTCTGGTTTTTTGCGGCCATGGCGGTGACGGCTGCCGGTGCGCTCCTCGCGTCCACGTGGCTCGCCGCCCGCGTGAGCCGTCCACTTCGCGAGCTGGCCGAACAAACGTCGCGCGTCGACCTGGACCGGCTGGATGTCGACTTCAGCGCCGGGCGCGACGACGAGATCGGCGCGTTGTCGCGCCTGTTAGGCGCGATGACACGCCGGCTGCGCGCGAGCGCCGCCCGCGAGCGCGACGCGGAGCGTCGCGCGGCGGTCGGCGATCTCGCGCGCCAGGTCAACCACGATGTCAAGAATGGATTGGCGCCCATCCGACACGTCCTGCGTCACCTCGCGCAGGTCGAGCGCGACGAGCCGAACCGCCTCGCAACCGTCTTCGCCGAACGCCGGCCGACGCTCGATGCGAGCGTCGACTATCTGGACACGCTGGCGCGCAATTACGCGCGCCTGTCGCCCCGCCTGGACGTCGCGCCGTGCGATGCCAACGAGATTGCGCGCGCGGTCGCCGCGGGCGCGTCGGCGCCGCGATCCGCGACCATCGCACTTGCGCTGGCCGACGGCCTACCGAAGGTTCGTGCGGACGCGCTCGTGCTGCGCCGGATCCTCGAGAATCTCGTGACCAACGCGTGCGATGCACTCAACGGCCGCGGCGGCACCGTCACCATCGGAACGGCGGCAGCGGCCGGCGGCGTCGAACTCTCCGTGACCGATACGGGCAGCGGCATGACTCGCGAGCAATTGAACCGCGCGTTCCATGACTTCTATACGACCAAGCCCGCGGGCACCGGACTCGGCCTGTCGATCGTGAGACGGCTCGTGGCCGATCTGGGAGGCGCGCTGCGCGTCGACACCGAGCCCGGATCGGGCACTCGTGTGCTGGTCACGCTGCCGCCAAACGACATCCGAGGCGAGCCGGCGGGCCCGGTCTCACACCCATGA